ACACTCTGGTTCATAGAGGGCTCTCTCACTGAAAGAAGATGAAAGCAGAATGATTTATCATGCACAATGCAATGTcgttgtgagtgagtgagtgagtgagtgagtgagtgagtaagtgagcaAACAAGTGAAAgtctgcatgtgtatgtatgtagttatgtatgtatgtatgtatgtgtgtatgtatatgtatttatgtatgtatgtatgtatgtatgtatgtatatatgtatgtatgtatgtatgtatgtatgcgtgtatgcatgcatgcatgcatgcaccatgaggctgtctgtctgtcagtctgtctacctgtctacctgtctacctgtctgtctgtctctgtctctctctctgtctctctctgtctctctctgtctctgtctgtctgtctgtctgtctgtctgtctgtctgtctctctctctctctctctctctctctctctctctctctctctctctctctctctctctctctctctctctctctctctctctctctctctctctctgtgtaaACATTTTAAGGTGAGAATGAAACTCACTGCCATCAACAAACAATTGACAATAACTTATATTacttatattatatttcataagATTACATATACAAAGAAAAGTATGTACACAAACAAATGGTAACCAACACAACTAAACCAATACACTGGAGATATACACTGATATACAGCTAACAATGTACCTATCAGACACTGCAGTCCAGTCAGATCTCATTGGTATCCACTCAGGGTGAACTGTAACTTCTTCTAATTTGTTGTTgctgtgaaataaatataacatagaACTTTTGTTATATGCAGGCAGTCCCTTACACAAACTTTATTTATGGCATGAATGGGTGAAATATTTGTGTTCTAGTATGTTTTTTAATGTTAAGTCATGGCTACCGGAATAATTGTTTGGTAGGTTGTTGGACAAAAGTAAACCATGTATGTACTATAGTGTCATATAtacttgtgtattttcaatctCTGTCAAGATAAAACATCCAGTGGTAtatcatgtgtgtgtatatcaaGCAATTATGTCATTTCCTGCAAGGTTTTCCCACAatcccttgcaggaaatcctcAAACTAACAGCATACATGCAAGTGCAGTAGGACTTCTTTGCAAGGTTTTAAAGTTGTGTTTAATAAGTTACAATAGTGCTCTTTTATCAACTGTAAAGaagtaagttgatagcagtaatcaatacaacttcacagacagaaataagtctgacctGTTTAAATTTGcttttttcaacaaaaaatactaTCTTGAAATTTGGATTAATATTCATCATACTTATTATCCAATGAACATTTCTAATCAAGCAGAATCAAAAAACTTTCTGGACATGAATCTCAAATTTTTGCCAACATCTTGTCAGCACTGTTAGGGGTGTACCACAATAAGGTGTTCTCATTTGACTCTATGAACCCAGCGCATCCACATACTTTCATTTCCACATCATTATGACTTACTGTTTTAGTGTCCATGTTAAAGCATCTGGTAAGGGTATAAGTCGTTTACTTTGACTCTGATCACCACTGCCGATAtatctacctgtagacttataAGAACGTTCGTCATGCTCTGTTGATTTCAACAAAAAGGAAAAGCAGTACGTGTGTGTCAATACACCATATTACAGTAACCAAAGTGCTGGCCATTTCACAGCCATAGCATAGCAAGAAGACAAACCCATATTTGGCAAAGAGAGGGCAAAATCTTCATCATGTTAGTTGATATTGTCTGGCAATGCATGAAGCCATGAACAATTGTGAGTAAAACGAATTTGATGGTTTACAGTTACGATAGTGCTTCGACATGTTTTCATTACGGGTAGTCACAAATAAAACTGTACAATGGGAACAATGCAGAAAATGAGTGGTAATTTCGTATCTGCTGTCTTTATACTAAAATACACAATTactctggccctcacttccggtccAAAATGGcttgcaaacagcactcctagtggtgaaaccatgaaatcttttgtctttcttttaACCAGAATATGCCGTATAAGCAATACCAAAGCAAACTGAGTAGACTACTGAGATTACACCAATAAGAGTAAAATATCCCATAATTACAGAGCATTGAAATCTACTCATGTTCTTTAACACAACACCCCCCCTCTCCCCACcccatttttttaatttgattacTTAGAACCTTATAAGACCAAAGCACATAATACTAACCTTCATCTGGTGTGTCTATAGAACTTTCTGAACAATCACTGTAATCATCTTCAGAGTCACTCTCTTGCTTTGATATCACTTCCTGTATGAATTCAAGTGAGAATATAagtgacacacatacataaatgaatATCTCTGTCAAAAAAGTGAACATCAAATGAAATAGAACTGTCTACTTCTAGGGGTGACCCTAttgtttttctgtttctcattaccaaactgacccaaattttcagctccaatatcaaattaaaaaaataattttattttcccTGCCCATAACATTTTGTGGAGTGGCGCCCTCTcgggcaagaataagcaagtgtctggactgtcgacaTCATCTGCAGTCATGGTGGTGGCaacgacacttgttcacgaaaaGAGCATTTCTTTTAATGATGGAAGTTATTTAAGTAGGgggaaacaaagaaaactaCTGGGTGAATAAAATCTAAATACTGAATGTTCTTACCACTTGATGGGCAGACTGGACATGGAATTTCATAGAGGTTTCACTCTTGTATTCCTTACTGCACACCAGACATTTATAGTTCTCTAGTACTATACCATTCTGTTAtaatgaagaaaacaaaaaatggcAGATAGTGATTTTTTCTACAAATAGATTATTACTCTGGTATTATTGAGCCTTTgattttctaagatagacacaaactaaaactattgtcacatgTTGGTAcgacagtgataagctattgaatggatgttggtttaattatagtctcagtagggaggtgtctctgaaactagtttatttaaagatccatgaacttgcagtgtactgttttgggacttcaaattgttacactatctggatcacagggtgattagttttgcacaacagaggaactgctattacccacttgtgtaatctaccacattgaagaacagtagatttagtttgcgtctatctttAACTTAAAGATATCTTTTACTtaagtaaactgaaggctggattacaGTGTCATATCTGACAACACCTACACCTGTAACGACAGGTTCAGACGTTCACAAATAATCCACCTGTGAAACACAGGAACTTTACACTGggttttcacaaatatttcattactgCACTGAAACAAATTTAAACTATAATGTCACATTAGGTGATTTGTTGATACCACTAGAGGGGGGTAGACTAAATATTCTTTGTTGTGGGTTCTCTGAATCCACTACGCCAAAAGTGACAGCAATATAGCACCCAAACAATAGAGGGGGTAACTCATCCAAAATGTCTATTATCAAAACAGAATTAATTACATGAGaataaatgttcatggactctagGTTCAAATTTAGTAATCAAAATTTCTACTTCacaaagtcaaaacatttcttagAAGCAAATCCCAGATTTTTTCTCTGACATCTCATCAGTATAATTAGGGATGTACtatatttttaataatattaaacCGTGATACAGGAATGGAGATCTCATCTGTTTCTCACAAGCTCAATTCATGTGTATCTTCTGAGAcacgtaaccatggtaacaagtagcccattgtaatacaccctgacaatgctgacgagATGTCAGCGAAAAAAATTCGGATTCACTTCCAaattttttttgactctgtgagtagaaatttccaTGACTAAGTATTGATTACCTTCGGACACATGGCATAGTGGAATTTCATACTTCCTACGTTAATATAGGATACATCACAGCCTTCATTACGACACTTCAATTCTCCTTCACTCTTTAGAATATCTCTCCACTCTGCTGTCATAGCAGGGGTCACAACAGGTCTAGCTGGTTTGGTGTATAACGcctaaaaatgaaacaaaaaatgtatatttacaaatttcataattcaaacatctaaaaaaatcacacaaatttCCAGGAGTGTCCAATTTTGGGGGTTGCCTGACGTTATTTATCAAAATACCTGTCCTGACAGATGAAttcagatgaaaaaaaaaatagtttgacaAATTGAAGCAATAGGTTACAGCTtacaacaaaaaaacactggtgcGTTTACTTGAATGGAGAGATGATCACTGCTAAAGGTTGTTCCTTCTGTCAAACTCATAATTTTATACCTCCATGAAAGGAAGAGGCCTAAAATACATTAGTGTGTATTGGGTTAGTCTGAGAATAAACTTTACACACACTCAAAGTAATTCTTCTCCtttgaaataatcaaatttaAGTTATGTAGAAGCCCATGGATATGACAGTAGCTGACTATTTGCCACTGGTCAGTGGTTAGTTAAAACACTGTCTACATAAACATTTATAAGACTGACCTTAATGGCATCCCCAAACGTTGCATCAGGATCTTTGTCATGTTTGCCTCTTTTAGGAGTTTCATCCAGGAGGATACCATTCTCTGCCAGTTCTTGTACTCTAGTGCCAGCCCTGAAACAGCATTGATTGGATTACATAGACAAGGAATGAAGAAGAGACACATTTATTctataatatgacagaacctcaCGATGTGTAAGCGAAAGTAtggcgtacttggggtatttgcacgagtccttgcagtgttctctttggctgtactttcatgagtgtagcaagtgaaagcgtagcaagtgaaagtgcagtagaaaacactgcaagcacgagtgcaaatctCTAATTGCTTACACACATCAAACATGATTACTCAgcatgtataaaaaaaaaatttgtgtgtgttcatcaaattatatgacattATTTTCCGTCATTCTAACAATGTAGAcaactaaaataattttgaaccACAATGACTTAAGTGTTATCATTTCCAATAACTGACCTTATAGCAGCTTGTCGACGTACTCTACCGGTTGGTGACAATATTGATCCTGATGCTAAACGTTCAGCTTCTTTCTCCTCCTGCAATTTCCTTGCTTTCTCTATTTCTTCAGCAGTTGGTGGCTGCATGATATAGACAgatatattaaatattgaatacatacatacatacatacatacatacatacatacatacatgcatgcatacatacatacatacatacatacatacatacatacatccatgcatacatacatacatacatacatacatacatacatacatacatacatacatgcatgcatgcatgcatgcatgcatgcttgcatacatacatacatacatacatacatacatacatacatacatacatacatgcatacatgcatacatgcatccatgcatacatacatacatacatacatacatacatacatacatacatatatacccacCAACCCATCCCTCATCACCCACccccaaaacacacacacatgtacaaatatttatagCTTTCACTCTAAATCATAGAACTAAACATCTGGATTAATTTGATGGCATCAGACAAAGAGTAACATCTAAACTTGGATAATCAGACTGCCACTTAGAAATTAGCAACTAGCAATTCTGAAGAAGATTATTGATAAGAAGggatcaaaatttcaattgttaATCAAGAGTTGATCCGTTTGTGGACTGagacaatatttcaatataatagtaatatacataaACTGATAAACGTTATATTTACACATAAGAAGTGTTCAATCAATTTGCCTGTTGGCTTTTAATTACCTTACGATGGGCTGTTTGTTTGTGGTACTTGACTCCAGCATAACTTTGGTATTCCTTACCACACTCATCACAATTGAACACTTGCTGTAATGACATAAAACAAGATTATAGTATAGAGTACAATTGAAATTCtcaggtatacaatgtacaaggatttattttctatttacaGTATAGAGTACAATAATAGTAAAACTCAAGACAAGTTTGGGTTGTTGtttgtgagagagagagagagagagagagagagagagagagagagagagagagagagagagagagagagagagagagagagagagagagagagataatgACTACTACTTACCGTTTGCTCTTTGCCACATTTATCCACATGATATTTGTATCCATTGACTGTTTTAAATGCCTTGCCACAACCCTGTAAAACATAACACACAATGACTTCACATCAGCTGGTATTATAACATAACATCAAAGGATAGTCTTTCACAAACATTGTCAGTGAAAGCTATTCCTCAGCTATGCAGGATTGCTACATTGATTGGACAAGTTGTTGTATTAATGACTGGTCACTGGATGCTCTGCAAGTTATAACTGTTGAAAGAATCTACTCAAATCTTTAGCTGAAGTTATAAACATGTACAAGGTGTATCTTGATCTTTTAATACAGACTTTGCCAACCACCTGTTTGATTTGGATTTGGCAAGAGCTTTCTTCATTGGTAATACTGATCTTA
This Glandiceps talaboti chromosome 13, keGlaTala1.1, whole genome shotgun sequence DNA region includes the following protein-coding sequences:
- the LOC144444359 gene encoding zinc finger protein 512-like, with the protein product MSLTEGTTFSSDHLSIQALYTKPARPVVTPAMTAEWRDILKSEGELKCRNEGCDVSYINVGSMKFHYAMCPKNGIVLENYKCLVCSKEYKSETSMKFHVQSAHQVEVISKQESDSEDDYSDCSESSIDTPDEG